AAAAACTCTAGCTCTAAATTAATGCAGTCTTAGTCTATGCTCtcagtttcattttcatatcataAAGAGACAGGAAAGAGTGCTGACATAGAAGATTCAACAAATTCTGACCTTCATTCCTGTAATTCCCTAAtttaatatgcaaataatgcaCGAAAGTGACTGATACAAAAATTCAAACGGAGAAATGGACAAAGAGACCCATCAAATGTTAAATTTAGGACTACCATGCTCTATCCTTCGAGGACCTCGCTTCAAACTCCAACCTAGATATATCTGCATCCTCGATTCCTGCCACAATTACAATGTCAGCCAGGATATAACATGTCAACTAATCATTTAGTTTGTATTAGAAATTTTGTAACCAAAACACACCCTCAGGCATCTTCGCATTTCCATTTGCTTTGTTCTGAGTGAGAGTTTCTGGGACATCAGGTAACTTGTTAGCTTCATCAAACGAAGCCTCTCTATAGTGGCCGTGCTGTTGATTTTTCTGAAACCAACTCTGAACCTTTCATATTGCGGAATGACAAAAGTGTTACAAAATTCCATTCAACTCTAAGAGATCAACTTATGATAGAAACCATCAAAGGAAAGGAAATGATTAAACCTCAGTCCACTTTACAACTGGTTTTCCAGCACGACCTTTCACACGACTGCATAAATGCCAAGCAGTGAGGCCTACCCCATACAATTCTTTAAAAACAGGCAATCTTTAAAGAATTGTTCAAACAATTACTCACTTGAAAAGTCTTGCTAATTTCTTACAGAACTCATCTTCCAAAGTTTGCTCTTTATGACTATCAAGCAACCACTCCATTTTCTGAACCTGATTAAAGGCATAATACGAGTTCCCCAAATAAGAGACTGAGTTGCTCACATAACGCATAATTCGACATAAACAATCTTACTCTCCAATACTTCAATAACACCTTATCACACAATCTGAGGCCACTCAAGCATTCTAGCATCCCTAAAAAGTTAGGGCTTTGAGACCAAATTgacataaaaattacaaataaattggCTCAGCACCACCATTATTTCTACTTTGTTGATTTGTGCCAAATTATGCAAACATGAGTCAAATGGTTTTCAATCAAAACCATCCAACTACAATATACACCTATCCTTCCGTCCTGAAATTATAGTCTCCTTATGCTAAGAAAATGTATAACAAACAGTTATATACCCAGAACACAAATAATTTGAGCTAATTGAATATCTAAACAGGAAGAACCGAAGAATTATACGCCTAATAAAAAGCCTTCAACGCCTTAGTAACAAATcaacttaaaaaatttcacCGATAACAGAGATCACGAGTAGTGAATACATATTTGGGGATGGCACATATAAGTTGAGAAAATTATAGGTGAAAAACCTCGGATTTGGTGAAGCCGGAGAAGGATTGTCGAAGCCTCGGCCTGAGGTCCATTTGCCGCTTAAAATCTCAACCAAAAGAGGTTCACTCTTTGTTAACAACCATTTAAAGAGACGttctaaaacaataaatagCGATTATggtataagaaattaatacaGCATGAAATTAgagaaattcaaaagataTACTATTGCTCCTAAAATTATTCAGATGAATCAAGATTATACCAATTCTATATTAGACTTTATATGTTATTCGGGACGATGTGTTTCTCGCTCTAAACGTACCGAACATACTTACgaaattatggaattaaagCTAGTTGAACGCATAACAAATAGTCCTACTCATTAGAATAACATTCCCGCGAAAACACAATAAACATTAAACTAATTTCTCAAAACCGATAATTCATAACTCTTATGGTTAGCGGAACacataacacataatatcatcTCATCAAATATTGTATCACAAATATGtccatttataaatttatttccaaacAATATAAAATCCACAAGTTCACCATTTATATTATCGTTCAATTTCCaagttaaaatatactattagaaaaaagtaaaatataggagtatagtACCATTTCTCAAAAAATAGCACATGAAAAATGATTCATAAATATAAAGCAAAATAATAGAGTAAATACAGAATTTTAACAAATGACCGAATCAATTCATTTAACTAATATATGAgcaacagaaaaaaaaaaaaatagccaCACATGATAAAGTTAAAACTGCAACTGCAATTCACTTGCTCCCTTGCCCATGTCACCCGCCAGGGTGGATTTGGAGACAACTGCAACTCACTACCTCATCAATGGTGACTCATTATTTCAATGAATCATTACTTCGGACAGAAGAAGATTATGGAAACAAGGAATATAGTGTGAAAAAAGACACTCGTTTAGGTATAGGGCTTTGGGATGGTTCGTGTGACGAAGTCACTTGCCCAGGGAAGTCTTTGTACCCCTTTTTCACACTTCATCCATAGAGGTAAAATATTGTGATAATTTAACTTAACCGCAATCGTGTAGAACTCactatctacaatattcttttttacttcaaaatcACCGCGATGGGTAGAATATTTTGTCAATTATGTAATTTCTCGttctaataaaaattagattcaTAGTAAGAGTTGACAAGACGTGaacatagaatatttatatattttttagtaaaacgTAACACTcactcctactttattttttttattttattcactattTAATACACTATTTTTAAACTCCGTGTTTAAAAGAGCTGTGCTGAATAGTGCAAGCATGATACGTTATCAACATAACACGATTTATAAAAGTTTGACTATCAACGATTTCTTGTTTAGTAACAACTCTTTCATCAGATTGAAATCCTCGACTTAATTTCGCATTTTATTGTAATCGATAATCATCATACCCGTAGAATCTGCAACTCTTTAGGTTTTCATGCTAAGATTTTCGCCGAGGAGCTGAAGCTGATGTTTCTGCGGAGACGACTGTAAAACGGTATGCGATTACTCTAGGCTTTGTAGCTCAATAGTTGGCGACACGCTTTTTTGTTTAGCTGAATTTTGGTATACGGCGATGAGATTGTTGTTGACGAGAAGTAACTGTAAGTGATTATTGTAGTTCAATTCGACTTTTTAGCTGAATTTGGTTTGCAACGATGACATTGTTGTTGATGAGAAGGGGGAAATAGTTATTCTGAATGTTGTGGCTTTAACGGTTAGTGATTATTGTAGTTCAATAGTAGGCGGCACGGTTTTTTAAGCTGAATATTGGATGAGATTGTTGTTGATGAGAAAAGGGGAAAGCAGTAACTCAGAATGATGTGGATTAAACGGTAAATGACTATTCTAGTTCAACAGTAGGTCAcacgatttttttatttttttttgctgaATTTTGGTTTACACCGATTAGATCGTTGCTGATGAGAAGGGGAAAATGGTAATTCTGAATATCGCGGCTTAATTGAGTAATTATCATAGTTCAATGGGAGACTAGGCGACATGACTTCTATATAGCTGGACGTTGAGATTGTTGTTGATGAGAATGGGGAAATagaaattttactattttgaatGAGATTGAGGTTATATGAATTCACATATGCTCATTTTCACCCCTTATTGCATGGATGTTATTCTTTTGTACGTTTTTGGGGGATGCGTTTTGTGTGTAATTGGTCAAATTCATGAGGATTATGCTGTCTTCCTTCTGGAGTTTATTCTTGTGAGTTCGATTCGTTGGTTTCATTGTGATTTAATCTCATAGATTTAAAGAAGCGAATTGAGTTTTTTGCCAGCCTATAATTCATCTTATATTTGATTTGCAGAAGAGTTTATATTTCCAGCCTATATTCTGGTATGATGGATCTGCAGGAGTTTGGCAAGAAAATAAGTAGATTTCGGTCCCAAAAACCCAAAGCCCGAATATGATGGAACTGATTT
The genomic region above belongs to Salvia hispanica cultivar TCC Black 2014 chromosome 3, UniMelb_Shisp_WGS_1.0, whole genome shotgun sequence and contains:
- the LOC125212201 gene encoding protein SAWADEE HOMEODOMAIN HOMOLOG 1-like, with the translated sequence MDLRPRLRQSFSGFTKSEVQKMEWLLDSHKEQTLEDEFCKKLARLFNRVKGRAGKPVVKWTEVQSWFQKNQQHGHYREASFDEANKLPDVPETLTQNKANGNAKMPEGIEDADISRLEFEARSSKDRAWYDIDTFLSHRFLSSGEPEVLVRFVGFGAEEDEWVNARDSVRVRSVALEHTECQNVKVGDLVVCFQERQDQARYYDARVLEIQRRWHDIRGCRCLFLIRYEHDNTEERVRFRRLCCRPTIVAK